In Nocardioides sp. WS12, the DNA window CAACCTTGAGAGTGCAGTACGAGGACCGCAAGCTCGAGAAGGTGTGCACCGTCGAACGCGAGATGCAGCGCAAGAGGGCGGACATCGCCGCCAAGCTCAAACTTCGGATCAAGGCACTGGAAAACGCCGACACCGTCGGCGACTTGAAGGACGATGACCCACTTGGCTACTGGCACGAACTCACTGCCGATCGACCAGGGCATTGGGCCGGCAAGTTGAGTGGCAACTACCGACTGGTGATCCGCCCCGAGGGAGACGGTGAGACTTGGGAGGCTGTGACCGTGACCGTCATCGAGATCACCGACTACCACGGTAACTAGCCCGTCGAGCGCCTAGGAAGGAGAGACCATGACCACCACGGATTACGCAGTACCGCCAGGCGCGTACCTCGACGAATGGATTGAAGAGCAGGGTCTGTCCCAACAGCAGGTTGCCGACATGCTTGGCGCCAGCCGCAAGCAGGTCAACGAGATCATCAACGGCCGCGCGCCTGTCACCAACGAAACAGCAATGAGGCTGGAACGTGTCGTTGGAATCCCCGCGAAGGTTTGGTTGCGATACGAGGCTGCATATCGCGCGGACCGCGCCCGCATCGCTGACGAGCAGGCCCTCAGCGCGCATGGCGATCAGATTGACCCGAATGCTGCGGCTTACCTTCGGAAGCTCGGTGCGACCAAAGCGACGCTTTCTAAACCCGGT includes these proteins:
- a CDS encoding type II toxin-antitoxin system RelE/ParE family toxin, which produces MQYEDRKLEKVCTVEREMQRKRADIAAKLKLRIKALENADTVGDLKDDDPLGYWHELTADRPGHWAGKLSGNYRLVIRPEGDGETWEAVTVTVIEITDYHGN